A single Xylella taiwanensis DNA region contains:
- a CDS encoding phosphomannomutase/phosphoglucomutase, which produces MSETTGNALLLPIKRHQIAFLLAILCLLLTGVFGWAAYMQWRQNVVAQKLEQARDGAVVSLRQVLSGQVRQLQNVLQRPAIVQALSGGNTTVAAAAIREQFPGAEKVQVLPDDLSAAYADVARSGYARLGLMEAALGGDGVKAWVVRDGTQTGLGMAVMVKLGQVPAVVYLCLPLGGLISALEAIDVPDSTYLALRQGSYTVVERGNAALANGGEVLAKPLGWVDLRVAAALPQLETVLLDLGLVPSLIVTGMCVLLVVILVLVVRGHVVLPSRRDAQVANTKQLTLRESLEQEAQVRVAVLKEESTAASSPSLHLQTGSASVVQPSLFHTWDIYGVVPRELTPAAARLIGQAIGSAMQAKGLREIVIGRDGRLSSAELSAALSDGLRHAGCDVVNIGLVPTPVVYFAACHLDVGSCVAVTGGHHPPDYNGFKIVIGGEVLSSEAINDLYRRIADGRLHVSVDPGRLNERDVVGDYIQRIADDVQLNRPLKIVADAGNGAAGEIVPRLFEAIGADLVSLYCDIDGTFPNRHPDPGEPDNLKQLMQMVERSDADVGIAFDGDAGSLSVVTRQGRIVLSDRLLMLFAADVLQRNPGALVIYDVKSTSKLSDYVLRNGGSPLMWKTGHSLIKTKMRETGAELAGEMSGHFFFKERWYGFEDALYAAVRLLEILAQHEDHPSEVFAALPDAYSTQELKQPVEGDAQALVRSFIEEVQRGGEGTLFDGARLSTVDGLRADFADGWGLVHASDIAPALVLCFEADTQVGLERIQSAFRTQLQALLPDQRMIF; this is translated from the coding sequence ATGAGTGAGACAACTGGAAACGCGTTGCTTTTGCCGATTAAACGACACCAGATTGCATTCTTGTTGGCGATTTTGTGCCTGCTGTTGACGGGCGTGTTTGGTTGGGCGGCGTACATGCAGTGGCGGCAGAATGTGGTGGCGCAGAAACTTGAGCAGGCGCGCGATGGTGCTGTCGTGTCATTGCGTCAGGTGTTATCTGGCCAGGTCCGACAGTTGCAAAATGTGTTGCAGCGCCCAGCCATCGTACAGGCGCTGAGCGGCGGTAACACCACGGTAGCCGCTGCAGCGATTCGCGAGCAATTTCCAGGTGCTGAAAAGGTGCAGGTTCTGCCAGATGATCTGAGCGCCGCTTATGCCGATGTGGCGCGTTCTGGTTATGCCCGGCTTGGGCTGATGGAGGCCGCTCTTGGTGGCGATGGTGTGAAGGCATGGGTGGTGCGTGACGGCACTCAGACTGGTTTGGGTATGGCTGTGATGGTAAAGCTTGGCCAAGTTCCGGCGGTGGTCTACCTGTGCCTGCCGCTAGGGGGCTTGATCAGTGCGTTGGAGGCGATCGATGTCCCCGATAGCACTTACTTGGCATTGCGGCAGGGTAGTTACACGGTGGTCGAGCGTGGTAACGCCGCCTTAGCGAACGGTGGTGAGGTTCTGGCTAAGCCGCTGGGTTGGGTTGACCTGCGTGTAGCTGCTGCCCTGCCCCAGTTGGAAACTGTTCTACTTGATCTTGGGTTGGTGCCATCTTTGATTGTGACAGGGATGTGTGTGCTGCTTGTGGTGATCCTTGTGTTAGTTGTGCGTGGGCATGTGGTGCTGCCCAGCCGCCGCGATGCGCAAGTGGCCAATACAAAACAGCTTACTTTACGTGAAAGTCTGGAGCAGGAAGCACAGGTGCGCGTGGCTGTGTTAAAGGAGGAAAGCACGGCTGCATCCTCGCCGTCGCTGCATCTTCAGACCGGCTCGGCAAGTGTTGTTCAACCCAGTCTTTTCCATACCTGGGATATCTATGGTGTAGTTCCTCGCGAGCTGACACCAGCAGCGGCGAGGTTGATCGGTCAAGCGATCGGCAGCGCGATGCAGGCCAAAGGGTTGCGTGAAATTGTGATTGGCCGTGACGGTCGCCTGTCCAGTGCGGAATTGTCCGCGGCATTAAGCGATGGTCTACGTCATGCTGGTTGCGATGTGGTAAACATCGGTTTGGTGCCGACCCCGGTAGTGTATTTCGCTGCATGCCATCTTGACGTTGGCAGTTGCGTTGCGGTCACTGGCGGCCATCATCCGCCGGATTACAACGGTTTCAAGATCGTGATTGGTGGTGAGGTACTATCCAGCGAGGCGATCAACGATCTGTATCGGCGCATTGCCGATGGTCGTTTACATGTGTCTGTCGATCCAGGCAGGTTGAATGAGCGTGATGTGGTTGGCGATTACATTCAGCGTATTGCCGATGATGTGCAATTGAATCGCCCGCTGAAGATTGTTGCCGATGCTGGTAACGGTGCGGCTGGCGAGATCGTTCCGCGTCTATTCGAGGCGATTGGTGCGGATCTGGTGTCACTGTACTGTGATATTGATGGTACTTTCCCTAATCGCCATCCTGATCCTGGCGAGCCCGACAACCTGAAGCAACTGATGCAGATGGTTGAGCGTTCCGATGCCGATGTGGGTATTGCCTTTGATGGTGACGCTGGGAGTCTCAGTGTGGTGACTCGCCAAGGTAGGATCGTCTTATCAGATCGCCTGTTGATGTTGTTTGCCGCTGATGTGTTGCAGCGCAATCCGGGTGCTTTGGTGATCTATGACGTCAAAAGTACCAGCAAGCTGTCTGACTATGTGCTGCGCAACGGCGGTAGCCCGTTGATGTGGAAGACTGGGCATTCCTTAATCAAAACAAAGATGCGCGAGACCGGTGCCGAATTGGCTGGTGAAATGAGTGGTCACTTCTTCTTCAAAGAACGCTGGTATGGCTTTGAAGACGCACTGTATGCGGCGGTGCGTTTGCTGGAGATCCTGGCTCAGCATGAGGATCATCCGTCCGAGGTGTTCGCTGCATTGCCTGACGCTTATTCCACCCAGGAACTCAAGCAGCCTGTTGAGGGTGACGCGCAGGCATTGGTGCGGTCTTTTATCGAGGAGGTGCAGCGCGGCGGTGAGGGAACTTTGTTCGATGGCGCCCGGCTGTCTACCGTGGATGGTCTGCGTGCCGACTTCGCTGATGGTTGGGGCCTGGTACACGCCTCTGACATTGCACCGGCATTGGTATTGTGCTTTGAGGCTGACACGCAGGTTGGGTTGGAACGGATCCAGAGTGCATTCCGCACCCAGCTACAGGCATTATTGCCCGACCAGAGAATGATATTTTAA
- the argS gene encoding arginine--tRNA ligase, whose product MKAQLRALICQGIEALRSNGTLPSHTLPPDFVIERPKTRKHGDFATNAAMLLSKATRSNPLLLAQALVAALPTRAEIARVEIAGPGFINFHLHPVAYQRETINVLKQGSDYGRNLSGKGRTVGVEYVSANPTGPLHVGHGRAAAIGDCLARLLEANGWNVKREFYYNDAGVQIENLVRSVQARARGLKPGDTQWPTDAYNGEYIADIAKAYLVGDSVNMAGTVITGTKNVDDTAAIHHFAVNYLRNEQNQDLAAFKVDFDLYFLESSLYKDGKVEETVQKLIDSGHTYEDGGALWLKSTDFGDDKDRVMRKSDGSYTYFVPDVAYHLSKWQRGYERAITELGADHHGSLARVHAGLQALEIGIPPGWPEYVLHQMVTVMRGGEEVKLSKRSGSYVTLRDLIEETSTDATRWFLIARKPDSQLTFDIDLARQRSNDNPVFYVQYAHARVCSLLYQAHEKHLNYDQTSGIDSLNQLSDNTSLWLMTEISRYPEIVEIAGELLEPHLIAQYLRELAHAFHTWYHNIPVLVEDAAERNAKLTLACATRQVLANGLNLLGVSTPEKM is encoded by the coding sequence GTGAAAGCTCAACTCCGCGCCCTGATCTGCCAAGGCATCGAAGCATTGCGTAGCAACGGCACTCTGCCCAGCCATACTCTGCCACCAGATTTCGTGATCGAACGTCCAAAGACGCGCAAGCATGGCGACTTTGCAACCAACGCAGCAATGCTGCTAAGCAAAGCTACTCGCAGCAATCCGCTCCTGCTGGCACAGGCTCTGGTCGCAGCACTACCAACCAGAGCTGAGATTGCGCGGGTAGAAATCGCCGGCCCAGGCTTCATCAACTTCCATCTGCATCCAGTCGCCTACCAGCGCGAAACGATCAACGTGCTTAAACAGGGCAGCGACTACGGCCGGAATTTGTCCGGCAAGGGTCGTACCGTCGGAGTGGAGTACGTCTCAGCCAATCCGACAGGTCCTTTGCATGTCGGTCATGGCCGCGCAGCGGCCATCGGCGACTGCCTTGCACGTTTACTAGAAGCGAATGGCTGGAACGTCAAACGCGAGTTCTATTACAACGACGCCGGCGTACAAATAGAGAACCTCGTCCGCTCGGTGCAAGCACGCGCACGCGGCCTTAAGCCTGGAGACACGCAGTGGCCAACAGACGCCTATAACGGCGAGTACATCGCCGATATCGCCAAAGCCTATTTGGTCGGCGACAGCGTCAATATGGCAGGTACCGTCATCACCGGCACCAAGAATGTGGACGACACAGCAGCCATCCACCACTTCGCCGTCAACTACCTGCGTAACGAACAAAATCAAGACCTAGCCGCATTTAAGGTCGATTTCGATCTCTACTTTCTGGAAAGCTCGCTTTACAAAGATGGCAAGGTCGAAGAAACAGTGCAGAAACTGATCGACTCCGGCCACACCTATGAAGACGGCGGCGCGTTGTGGTTGAAGTCGACCGATTTCGGTGACGATAAAGATCGTGTCATGCGCAAATCCGACGGCAGCTACACCTATTTCGTACCAGACGTGGCGTACCATTTAAGCAAATGGCAACGTGGCTACGAACGCGCGATCACCGAGCTGGGAGCCGACCATCACGGCTCACTGGCACGCGTGCATGCTGGACTACAAGCATTGGAAATAGGTATACCGCCTGGCTGGCCGGAATACGTACTGCACCAAATGGTCACCGTGATGCGCGGTGGTGAGGAAGTGAAGCTATCCAAACGTTCAGGCAGCTACGTCACTCTACGCGACTTGATTGAGGAGACCAGCACCGATGCAACACGCTGGTTTCTGATCGCACGCAAGCCTGATTCACAACTGACCTTCGACATCGACCTAGCCCGCCAAAGGAGCAACGACAACCCTGTGTTCTACGTACAGTACGCACACGCCCGCGTCTGCAGTTTGCTGTACCAAGCCCATGAGAAGCACTTAAATTACGACCAGACCAGCGGCATCGATTCGCTCAATCAGCTCTCAGACAACACTTCGCTGTGGCTGATGACCGAGATATCACGCTATCCTGAAATAGTGGAAATCGCAGGCGAGCTGCTGGAACCTCACCTGATCGCACAGTATCTGCGTGAATTAGCACATGCATTCCACACGTGGTATCACAACATACCGGTACTGGTAGAAGACGCGGCAGAACGCAACGCAAAGCTAACGCTGGCCTGCGCAACCCGGCAAGTACTCGCCAATGGCCTGAACCTACTCGGCGTCAGCACCCCGGAAAAGATGTGA
- the speE gene encoding polyamine aminopropyltransferase, which translates to MTTNDTWFIEHFQATGSAIGFRITGKLDEVQSPFQKIEIYASTDWGKLMVIDGALMLTSRDNFFYHEMISHPALFTHTAPKRVVIIGGGDCGTLREVLKHSNIEQATQCDIDEQVTRMAEKHFPELCASNGDPRAELRFGDGVTYMAHCPSNTVDVIIVDSTDPVGPAKGLFNKTFYESCFRALKNDGLLVQQSESPLAQLDLIKEMRHEMSQAGFKAFQTLPFPQPCYPTGWWSVTMCSKQPNANFAFRHSDAQTKRFDTLYYNAHLHHGVLVAPPFMAQALGE; encoded by the coding sequence ATGACCACCAACGACACCTGGTTCATCGAACATTTCCAAGCAACTGGCTCAGCGATCGGCTTCCGCATCACTGGCAAACTGGATGAAGTGCAATCGCCATTCCAGAAAATCGAGATCTACGCCAGCACTGACTGGGGCAAGCTGATGGTGATCGACGGCGCGCTGATGCTCACCAGCAGAGACAATTTCTTCTATCACGAAATGATCAGCCATCCGGCGCTGTTCACTCACACAGCCCCCAAGCGCGTGGTGATCATCGGCGGCGGCGACTGCGGCACCCTGCGCGAAGTTCTCAAACACTCAAACATAGAACAGGCCACCCAATGCGATATCGACGAACAAGTCACCCGCATGGCCGAGAAACATTTTCCTGAACTATGCGCCTCCAACGGTGACCCACGCGCCGAGCTGCGGTTCGGCGATGGTGTGACCTATATGGCCCATTGCCCAAGCAACACGGTGGATGTGATCATCGTCGACTCCACCGACCCCGTCGGCCCAGCCAAAGGTTTGTTCAACAAAACGTTCTACGAAAGCTGTTTCCGCGCACTGAAAAACGACGGATTACTCGTACAGCAATCGGAATCACCATTGGCACAACTGGACCTGATCAAAGAAATGCGCCATGAAATGAGCCAAGCCGGCTTCAAAGCGTTCCAGACCCTACCGTTCCCGCAGCCTTGCTATCCCACGGGCTGGTGGAGCGTCACGATGTGCAGTAAACAACCCAATGCGAACTTCGCGTTCCGCCACAGCGACGCCCAAACCAAACGCTTCGACACCCTGTACTACAACGCACATCTGCATCACGGTGTACTTGTGGCTCCGCCCTTTATGGCACAGGCATTAGGCGAGTGA
- the dut gene encoding dUTP diphosphatase: protein MSVALQPLQIKILDSRLGTVWPLPAYATEASAGLDLRAVLNAPVILAPGDAELISSGLAIHLGDPSLCAVVLPRSGLGHRHGIVLGNGTGLIDADYQGPLLLSIWNRGHEAFTIEPGDRIAQLVVLPMVRVVLQVVDTFADSGRGAGGFGHTGVR from the coding sequence ATGAGTGTCGCCTTACAGCCCCTGCAGATTAAGATCCTGGATTCCCGTCTCGGTACCGTTTGGCCGCTGCCAGCCTATGCTACCGAAGCCAGTGCCGGGCTTGATCTACGGGCCGTACTGAATGCACCGGTGATTCTAGCTCCTGGGGATGCTGAGTTGATATCCAGTGGTTTAGCGATTCATCTGGGTGATCCGAGCTTATGTGCAGTGGTATTGCCTCGTTCTGGTTTGGGTCATCGTCATGGGATTGTGCTGGGTAACGGCACAGGTTTAATCGACGCGGACTATCAAGGGCCGTTGCTGCTGAGTATCTGGAACCGCGGGCACGAGGCTTTCACTATCGAGCCGGGCGACCGCATCGCCCAGCTGGTTGTGTTGCCGATGGTGCGAGTCGTGCTTCAGGTGGTGGATACTTTTGCTGACAGTGGGCGTGGTGCGGGTGGATTCGGTCACACCGGCGTGCGTTGA
- a CDS encoding SDR family NAD(P)-dependent oxidoreductase, producing the protein MTKTILITGATSGFGRAAVHRFANAGWRVIATGRRIERLEALAAQWPAGQIHTTAFDMRHSDKLLTAIQSLPADFADIDVLVNNAGLALGTAPAQHADLTQWREMIDTNITSLVTLTHHLLPTLIARKGTIINISSVASTYPYTGGNVYGGSKAFVKQFSLGLRSDLHGTGVRVTSIEPGMAETEFTLVRTGGNQAASDALYRGANPITAEDIAEQIFYIATLPPHLNINRLEIMSVNQSFAGFQVARQPK; encoded by the coding sequence ATGACTAAAACGATATTGATCACTGGAGCCACATCCGGCTTCGGCAGAGCCGCGGTACATCGCTTCGCCAACGCTGGTTGGCGTGTCATCGCCACAGGACGCCGCATCGAGCGCCTGGAAGCGCTGGCCGCCCAGTGGCCTGCAGGACAAATACACACCACCGCCTTCGATATGCGTCATAGCGACAAGCTGCTCACCGCGATTCAATCGCTACCCGCAGACTTTGCCGACATCGACGTCCTGGTCAACAACGCTGGCTTGGCACTGGGTACCGCGCCAGCACAACACGCTGATCTGACACAGTGGCGGGAGATGATCGACACCAACATCACCTCGTTGGTGACATTGACCCACCACTTGCTACCGACACTGATCGCACGTAAAGGAACGATCATCAACATCAGCTCGGTCGCCTCGACCTATCCCTACACTGGTGGCAATGTTTATGGCGGCAGCAAAGCATTTGTAAAACAATTCTCGCTGGGCCTGCGCTCGGATCTCCATGGCACCGGCGTACGTGTGACCAGCATCGAACCGGGGATGGCCGAGACCGAGTTCACCCTAGTCCGTACCGGCGGCAACCAAGCCGCTTCCGACGCACTGTACCGCGGTGCTAACCCGATAACAGCCGAAGACATTGCCGAGCAAATCTTCTACATCGCCACGCTACCACCCCATCTGAACATCAACCGGCTAGAGATCATGTCCGTTAACCAGTCATTCGCTGGCTTCCAAGTCGCACGGCAACCCAAATGA
- the speA gene encoding arginine decarboxylase, with protein sequence MTWSPDLAHKTYSIRHWADGYFEVNEAGHMVVRPIGGDGVQISLPEVVDAARAAGAKLPLLVRFPDILGHRLGKLQAAFAQAQSEWEYTGGYTAVYPIKVNQHRGVAGVLASHQGDGFGLEAGSKPELMAVLALSRPGGLIICNGYKDREYIRLALLGRKLGLQTFIVIEKPSELRMVLDEAKTLGVLPGLGVRVRLASLGAGKWQNSGGDKAKFGLSPRQVLDVWKVLRGTEYVDCLNVLHFHMGSQISNVRDIANGMREATRYFVELSSLGAKITHVDVGGGLGIDYEGTRSRSDCSINYGLHAYASNIVQPLANACEDYNLVPPCIVTECGRAMTAHHAVLIANVTEVETAPEGRVPEVCDDEPAVVRHMREIYGELNGRPAVELFYEAQHFYAEGLAAYVLGQMNLVHRARIDDLFYAIAHGVRERLSHEEKSHRPVLDELNERLVDKYFVNFSVFESIPDVWAIDQIFPIVPIERLNEAPTRRGVVCDVTCDSDGMVKNYVENESLDSSLPLHVLRHGEAYRIGFFLVGAYQEILGDIHNLFGDTDAVEVAVDGKGYRIVQQRCGDTTDAMLDYVGYGLDDVRRVYAQRIAAAGISAAESAVLSDMLEAGLTGYPYLSDAPLD encoded by the coding sequence ATGACGTGGTCTCCTGATCTCGCCCACAAGACGTATTCGATCCGACATTGGGCTGATGGGTATTTCGAAGTGAACGAGGCTGGACACATGGTCGTCAGGCCGATCGGTGGCGATGGTGTGCAGATCTCGCTCCCGGAGGTGGTGGATGCTGCACGCGCCGCTGGTGCCAAATTGCCACTGTTGGTCCGTTTCCCAGACATTCTCGGGCATCGTCTGGGTAAATTGCAGGCGGCGTTCGCTCAGGCTCAGAGCGAGTGGGAGTACACGGGTGGTTACACTGCTGTTTACCCAATCAAGGTTAACCAGCATCGCGGTGTGGCTGGCGTTCTGGCGAGTCACCAGGGGGATGGCTTCGGCTTGGAAGCCGGTAGCAAACCGGAACTGATGGCGGTATTGGCGCTGTCGCGTCCGGGTGGGTTGATTATCTGCAACGGCTATAAGGATCGGGAGTACATCCGTCTTGCGCTGCTTGGACGTAAGCTTGGCTTGCAGACCTTCATTGTCATCGAAAAACCTTCCGAGTTGCGGATGGTGCTTGATGAAGCCAAAACGCTCGGCGTATTGCCTGGTTTGGGTGTCCGGGTGCGTTTGGCGTCGTTGGGTGCCGGTAAATGGCAAAACAGTGGTGGTGATAAGGCAAAGTTCGGTCTGTCGCCGCGCCAGGTGCTGGATGTGTGGAAAGTGTTGCGTGGTACCGAGTACGTCGATTGTTTAAATGTGCTGCACTTTCATATGGGTTCGCAAATCTCTAATGTGCGCGACATTGCCAACGGCATGCGTGAGGCGACCCGTTACTTTGTCGAGCTTTCAAGCCTTGGTGCGAAGATCACCCATGTGGACGTTGGTGGCGGCCTTGGTATCGATTATGAGGGCACACGCTCGCGTAGCGATTGCTCGATCAATTATGGGCTGCATGCCTATGCCAGTAACATCGTGCAGCCACTGGCAAACGCCTGCGAGGATTACAATTTGGTGCCGCCGTGCATCGTCACAGAGTGCGGTCGTGCGATGACGGCGCATCACGCGGTACTCATCGCTAACGTGACCGAGGTCGAAACCGCGCCTGAGGGGCGTGTCCCAGAAGTGTGTGATGACGAGCCGGCAGTGGTTCGCCACATGCGTGAGATCTATGGAGAACTGAATGGGCGTCCGGCAGTAGAGCTGTTTTACGAAGCACAGCACTTCTATGCCGAGGGCTTGGCGGCTTACGTCCTTGGCCAAATGAATCTGGTGCATCGCGCCCGTATTGATGATCTGTTTTACGCGATTGCGCATGGGGTACGTGAGCGTCTCAGTCACGAAGAGAAGAGTCACCGCCCCGTGTTAGATGAGCTTAACGAGCGGTTGGTCGACAAGTATTTCGTCAATTTCAGTGTGTTTGAGTCGATTCCGGATGTGTGGGCGATCGATCAAATCTTCCCCATTGTTCCGATTGAGCGTTTGAACGAGGCACCGACCCGCCGCGGTGTGGTCTGTGATGTGACCTGCGATTCGGACGGTATGGTCAAGAACTATGTGGAAAACGAAAGTCTGGACAGTTCGCTGCCGCTGCATGTGTTGCGTCATGGTGAGGCTTACAGGATCGGTTTTTTCCTTGTCGGTGCTTACCAGGAAATCCTCGGCGATATCCACAACTTGTTTGGGGATACTGATGCGGTTGAAGTTGCCGTCGACGGTAAGGGTTACCGTATTGTCCAGCAGCGTTGCGGTGATACCACCGACGCAATGTTGGACTATGTTGGCTATGGGCTCGATGATGTGCGCAGGGTTTATGCGCAGCGTATTGCCGCCGCGGGGATATCTGCTGCGGAATCTGCGGTGTTGAGCGACATGTTGGAGGCCGGTCTGACGGGTTATCCCTATTTATCGGATGCGCCGCTGGATTGA
- the radC gene encoding RadC family protein, with product MHINDWPTHERPREKLLARGATTLSDAELLAIFLGSGLRGRDAVQTARDLLHTHGPLRELLDRPPADLMRLPGLGLARACKLTAALELSARHLAAALQRGASIEDPISAGRYFAQRLRAHQHEVFAVLFLDNRHRAISFEELFHGTIDGAEVHPREVVRRALTLNAAAVIVGHNHPSGNREPSPADRIVTKRLKDALDVVDVRLVDHFVIGDGAPVSLAEHGWL from the coding sequence ATGCACATCAACGATTGGCCTACTCATGAACGACCACGTGAAAAGCTGTTGGCCCGGGGTGCCACCACACTTTCAGATGCCGAACTGCTCGCGATCTTCCTCGGCTCTGGTCTGCGCGGCCGCGACGCGGTGCAAACCGCACGCGACCTGCTGCACACGCATGGCCCGCTACGCGAGCTGCTGGACCGACCTCCCGCCGATCTCATGCGCCTGCCAGGATTAGGGCTGGCACGCGCCTGCAAACTGACCGCAGCACTCGAATTAAGTGCTCGCCACCTGGCCGCCGCGCTGCAACGCGGCGCAAGTATCGAGGATCCGATCAGCGCCGGACGCTACTTCGCACAGCGCCTGCGAGCGCATCAACATGAAGTATTCGCCGTCCTGTTCCTGGACAACAGGCACCGCGCCATCAGCTTTGAAGAACTGTTCCACGGCACCATTGACGGTGCTGAAGTCCACCCACGCGAAGTAGTACGGCGTGCATTGACTCTGAACGCAGCGGCAGTGATCGTCGGCCATAATCATCCATCCGGTAACCGGGAGCCCTCACCCGCCGATCGAATAGTCACTAAGCGCTTGAAAGACGCCTTAGACGTCGTCGACGTGCGCCTCGTCGACCACTTCGTGATTGGCGACGGTGCGCCGGTCTCACTTGCCGAACACGGCTGGCTATAA
- the coaBC gene encoding bifunctional phosphopantothenoylcysteine decarboxylase/phosphopantothenate--cysteine ligase CoaBC translates to MTGSHQPRSLNGQRLLLCVSGGIAAYKSLELVRRLCGAGAQVQVAMTASAQQFVTPLSFQALSGQSTRTTLWDGNAEQAMGHIELARWAERVLIAPASADVIARLAHGLADDLVTTLCLATTAPLMICPAMNHKMWLHPATQANVATLCSRGVQVIGPEDGPLAEKVSGLGRMSEPEVIVAALTHGLSPAPVRGGLLQGQRIVISAGPTFEDLDPVRYLGNRSSGKMGFALAAAAVCHGAEVVLVAGPVYQPTPQGVIRVDVRSAAQMRDAVFSAFPADIYIGAAAVADYTPRRVLPQKIKKADEILILELMRTPDILSEVAAQTGTLKLVVGFAAETHDVEHYARGKLAAKHLDLIIANQVGVVGNGFESDDNTVTAYWQGGERVFPSCSKVELAESLLALIAERMQA, encoded by the coding sequence GTGACTGGATCGCATCAGCCACGCTCATTGAACGGACAGCGTTTGCTGTTGTGTGTCAGTGGTGGTATTGCCGCTTATAAATCGCTTGAGCTTGTGCGCCGCCTGTGCGGTGCTGGTGCCCAAGTTCAGGTGGCCATGACTGCCAGTGCGCAGCAGTTTGTCACCCCGCTTAGTTTTCAGGCATTGTCTGGGCAATCGACCCGTACCACGCTGTGGGATGGCAACGCTGAACAGGCGATGGGGCATATCGAATTGGCGCGTTGGGCCGAACGTGTTCTGATTGCTCCTGCCAGCGCTGATGTGATTGCGCGGCTCGCACATGGGTTAGCGGATGATTTGGTGACTACGCTGTGTTTGGCGACAACCGCACCGCTGATGATATGTCCCGCGATGAACCACAAGATGTGGTTGCATCCAGCGACTCAGGCGAATGTTGCGACGTTGTGTAGCCGTGGTGTGCAGGTGATCGGGCCAGAAGACGGTCCGTTGGCCGAAAAAGTGTCTGGCCTGGGTCGCATGAGTGAGCCTGAGGTGATCGTTGCTGCGTTAACTCATGGACTGTCTCCTGCTCCTGTTCGGGGTGGTCTGCTGCAGGGGCAGCGCATCGTGATCAGCGCCGGACCCACGTTCGAAGACTTGGATCCGGTGCGCTACCTTGGCAATCGCAGCAGTGGGAAGATGGGTTTCGCTCTGGCTGCTGCGGCTGTGTGCCATGGGGCCGAGGTAGTGTTGGTGGCTGGCCCAGTGTATCAACCAACTCCACAGGGGGTGATCCGGGTGGATGTGCGCTCGGCGGCGCAGATGCGCGATGCAGTATTCAGTGCGTTCCCTGCCGATATTTACATTGGTGCAGCGGCGGTGGCCGATTACACGCCCAGACGGGTGTTGCCCCAAAAGATCAAGAAGGCTGATGAGATACTGATCCTGGAGTTGATGCGTACCCCAGATATCTTGTCTGAGGTGGCAGCGCAGACGGGTACCCTGAAATTGGTGGTCGGTTTCGCTGCAGAGACTCATGATGTTGAGCACTATGCACGCGGTAAATTGGCTGCCAAACACTTGGATTTGATTATTGCCAACCAAGTCGGTGTTGTTGGAAACGGCTTTGAGAGCGATGACAATACTGTCACTGCGTATTGGCAGGGCGGCGAGCGCGTTTTTCCCAGTTGCAGCAAGGTGGAGTTGGCTGAGAGCTTGCTGGCACTGATTGCCGAAAGGATGCAAGCATGA
- a CDS encoding SPOR domain-containing protein translates to MATRRAKSQARRNTDNSPPGWVWLIAGAAITAVVFLAAPSLLKKNDGSLLHIGPHPNPNAQPAPVIDPDTAIGQSSKPTVKAPDKPTTEQPQYDFYTLLPGKEVPRSNADPTTKTNTVSTTRVVPEDKTISPKPDARTTVASGTPAPTTTNDPKPLPEPLSPRPTPVPITVTPTQAPPANTPPAAMANTTRYMLQAGSFGTSSEAESTKARLAMLGLTARIESANIGGKQVYRVRMGPYDTAHELAEARGKIDGNGLQAITIKAH, encoded by the coding sequence ATGGCAACACGGCGCGCTAAGAGTCAAGCACGACGCAACACGGATAACAGCCCTCCAGGGTGGGTATGGCTGATTGCCGGTGCGGCAATCACAGCCGTTGTATTTCTGGCAGCACCAAGCTTATTAAAGAAAAACGACGGTAGCCTTTTACATATCGGTCCGCACCCAAACCCAAACGCGCAACCGGCACCCGTGATCGACCCAGACACCGCCATTGGGCAGTCATCCAAACCAACTGTGAAGGCACCGGACAAACCAACCACAGAACAGCCGCAATACGACTTCTACACCCTGCTACCTGGCAAAGAAGTACCCAGATCCAATGCTGATCCGACAACGAAGACAAACACCGTGAGTACCACACGCGTGGTACCCGAAGACAAAACGATCTCTCCAAAGCCGGATGCCCGAACCACAGTGGCCAGCGGCACACCAGCACCAACGACAACAAACGATCCCAAACCGTTACCGGAACCACTCTCTCCCCGTCCAACGCCGGTGCCCATCACCGTCACGCCGACACAAGCACCCCCTGCAAACACACCACCCGCAGCGATGGCGAACACCACCCGCTACATGTTGCAAGCTGGCTCATTCGGCACCTCCAGTGAAGCCGAGTCGACGAAGGCCCGGCTTGCCATGCTCGGCCTGACAGCGCGCATCGAATCCGCCAACATCGGAGGCAAACAAGTTTACCGTGTTCGTATGGGGCCATATGACACCGCCCATGAATTGGCTGAAGCCAGGGGAAAGATCGATGGTAACGGCTTGCAAGCCATCACGATCAAGGCCCATTAA